In Tistrella mobilis, the genomic window GAATGGCGTCGCGCTCGGCCGCCGCCAGGGCCTCACGCAGTGGTTCCACGGTTTCGGCGACACAGACGGGTTCGTCCGCCGTCACCGGATCGGCCCCCGCGACCGGATCTGCCCCAGCGACCGGATCTGCCTCCGTCGTGCCCGGCTGGCCGGCAGCGATCAGCCCGTCCAGATGGCCGGCATCGATCTCGGCCTCGTCGGTCAGCAGCGCCGCCCGTTCCAGCAGATTGGCAAGCTCGCGCACATTGCCCGGCCAGTCATGGCGCTGCAGCCGGGCCACCGCCCGATCGGTCAGCCGCCGGGGCCGGCCACCCTGCTCGATCGCCAGCCGTTCGAGCAGGGCATCGGCCAGCAGTTCGATATCTTCCAGCCGTTCGCGCAGCGGTGGCAGGCGCAGCGGCAACACATTCAGGCGGTAATACAGGTCGGCACGGAACCGGCCGTCTTCGACCATGCGACCCAGATCGCGGCTGGTGGCCGCAATCACCCGCACATCCACCGGGATCACCCGGTTGGAGCCGAGCGGCTCGACCTCGCGTTCCTGCAATACCCTGAGCAGCTTGGATTGCAGGCTGAGCGGCATGTCGCCGATCTCGTCCAGGAACAGCGTGCCCCCGTGCGCCAGCCGGATCTTGCCGTCACGCGGCTTGTTGCCGGCGCCGGTATAGGCGCCGGGCGCCACACCGAACAGCTCTGCCTCCAGCAGGTTTTCGGGGATGGCGGCAGTGTTCACCCGCACCATCGGCCCGGCCTGCCGCTCACTCGCGGCATGCAGCGCATGGGCCAGCATCTCCTTGCCGGTGCCGGTTTCGCCCAGCAGCAGCACGGTGATGTCGCGTTCGGCCGCACGGCGCGCCTGACGCTTCAGCAACCGCACCGCCTCGGAATTGCCGATGAATTGAGAGAAACCGTATTTGGCCCGGCGGGCATCGGCCAGCTGGCGTCGCGCGGCTTCCAGATCGCGCTGCAATCCCTGGAACTTGTCGACCAGCGGCTTGAGCGACTGTACCCGATCGTACAGGATCATGCCGACCGCGCCCGAGACCTTGCCATCCTCGTCTTTCAGCGGAATGCGGCTGACCACCAGCTGCCGGCCTTCCACCTCGAAGATGTCGATCAGATCGGCACGGCCACTGGCCACCACCTCGCGCAGCCGGCTGTTCGGAATGATGTCCTCGACCGGCCGGCCTTCGACCGGATCCATGCCGTTCCAGCCCAGGATCGCGCGGTACTTGTCGTTCATCCACAGAACGGTGCCGGCGGCATCGATCAGCACGGCACCTTCATAGAGCTGGTCGAACAGCTCCACCGCCGCACGCGCGACCCGGTCCCTGAGGCCCGCCTCGCGTGCGACCGCGGCCCGGCGCCTGCGCGCCGCCACGCTGTCGATCAGCCGCTCCATCCAGCCTGCATCTCCCCCCTGCCGGCACCTGGCCATTATGGACGGCCATCGCCCGCCGGAACCCTGGTGCCAAGCCTAGGCGCGCGTCACGGTCGATGCAAGCCGCAGCCCGTCACGCCTTTGCAGAGCGGCGCCCGGCCTACCCGGCGGCGCGGCGCACCGCGCGGCCGAGTGAGGCGGGCACGACGCTGATATGCCCCTCATCGGGCACCACCAGCAGATCGATCCGCCCGGCGCCGGCCTGCAGCCTGGTCAGCCGGTCATGCATGTCGCGTACGCCATCGACCATGCGGGCCATGGTCCGGAACGCGGCCCGCTCCGGCGCCTCCTCCCGCTCCGGATCCTGTTCGGCCCCTCCCACGACAAGCGTCAGATCCAGAGCCGGCCGGCCGGTGCGGGCCGCAAAGGCCGCCTCTTCCTTCAGCACCTCGCGGTCGTTCCACCAGATCGACGGGCTGGACGCCACCCAGCGCCGGAACGCATCCGGCCGGGTGAAGGCGGCGTGCAGCACGAAGCGCCCGCCCAGTGAATGGCCGAACAGCGTTGCCCTGTCGTCATTCACCGGAAAACGCCGGGCGACCTCGGGGCGGATCTCGTTCAGGATCACGTCGAGAAAGGCTTCATCACCGCCGGTCGGCACCTTGGGCGCACGAGCCCCCATGATCGTCCGCCCCTCGGGCGTCACCGCCGAGGTCAGGTCCAGATAGCGCCGGGTAAGATCGAAGCCCGCCACGCCCGGATACCCGATCGCGACCACGACCACGGGTCCCTCGGATCCGCCCAGCAGCAGCGCACTGGTGGCTGCAATGCCGAAAAAGGCGTTGCCGTCGAGCAGATACAGCACCGGAAATCCACCCGGCGGCGGCGCCACCGGTGGTACCGACACATCCACCCGATAGGTCAGCCCGTTGCGGGCTGCCGTCAGATCGAAGGCGTGGAGGCCCGGCGCCACCGGCGCGGCATCCGTCACCACCGTTTCCTCTGCGGCCCTGGCGGGCAGTGGCGCCCCCGACAGCGCGAAAGCCAGAACGAAAGCGGCAGCAAAGGGTATCAGCAGGCGCACGACAGGCATCTCCGGCAAGGCGATCAGGGCGCCCATGGGACCGCAACTTTGATTGCGACGCAATCTCATTGAGCGACATGCCGGTCAATACGGGTCGGCGCCGCCGATAGTGATCTCCAGCACCGTCGGCCGCCCTGCTCCGAGCAGCCCGGGCAGGCCCTCACGGATCGCGCCCACGGTATCGGCACGGAGATGCGCCACCCCCATCGACGCCGCCAGCTGATCGAAGGCGATGGCGGGATCGTCCAGGACCATGCCGACGGCATGCCCTGCCGCCGCACTCTCCAGCCCCATCGCCGTCGCCGTCCGCATCAGAATGTCGTAGCGCCGGTTGTTCAGGATGACGAAGATCACCGGCAGCCGCAGCCGGGCGGCCGTCCACAGCGCCTGCGGCGCATACATGGCAC contains:
- a CDS encoding sigma-54 interaction domain-containing protein; translation: MERLIDSVAARRRRAAVAREAGLRDRVARAAVELFDQLYEGAVLIDAAGTVLWMNDKYRAILGWNGMDPVEGRPVEDIIPNSRLREVVASGRADLIDIFEVEGRQLVVSRIPLKDEDGKVSGAVGMILYDRVQSLKPLVDKFQGLQRDLEAARRQLADARRAKYGFSQFIGNSEAVRLLKRQARRAAERDITVLLLGETGTGKEMLAHALHAASERQAGPMVRVNTAAIPENLLEAELFGVAPGAYTGAGNKPRDGKIRLAHGGTLFLDEIGDMPLSLQSKLLRVLQEREVEPLGSNRVIPVDVRVIAATSRDLGRMVEDGRFRADLYYRLNVLPLRLPPLRERLEDIELLADALLERLAIEQGGRPRRLTDRAVARLQRHDWPGNVRELANLLERAALLTDEAEIDAGHLDGLIAAGQPGTTEADPVAGADPVAGADPVTADEPVCVAETVEPLREALAAAERDAIRRALAAAGGVKTQAAKLLGISRAQFYEKLATHGIEAGVPGTRS
- a CDS encoding alpha/beta hydrolase, which encodes MRLLIPFAAAFVLAFALSGAPLPARAAEETVVTDAAPVAPGLHAFDLTAARNGLTYRVDVSVPPVAPPPGGFPVLYLLDGNAFFGIAATSALLLGGSEGPVVVVAIGYPGVAGFDLTRRYLDLTSAVTPEGRTIMGARAPKVPTGGDEAFLDVILNEIRPEVARRFPVNDDRATLFGHSLGGRFVLHAAFTRPDAFRRWVASSPSIWWNDREVLKEEAAFAARTGRPALDLTLVVGGAEQDPEREEAPERAAFRTMARMVDGVRDMHDRLTRLQAGAGRIDLLVVPDEGHISVVPASLGRAVRRAAG